The following proteins are co-located in the Flavobacterium sp. CECT 9288 genome:
- a CDS encoding cell division protein ZapA, with protein sequence MDEKLKIKISIADRIYPLTVDLSQEEGLRSASKKIDIMIKQFEENYAVRDKQDVLAMCALQFASQTEQKQIDNQINGEETMERIKKINALLDQYLDK encoded by the coding sequence ATGGACGAAAAGCTAAAAATTAAAATATCAATAGCAGATAGAATCTATCCTTTAACGGTAGATCTTTCTCAAGAAGAGGGTCTTAGAAGCGCTTCAAAAAAAATTGATATAATGATTAAGCAATTTGAAGAAAACTATGCTGTACGTGATAAACAAGATGTTTTAGCCATGTGTGCGTTACAATTTGCATCGCAAACAGAACAAAAACAAATTGACAATCAAATAAATGGCGAAGAAACCATGGAGCGAATTAAAAAAATTAACGCACTTTTAGACCAATATCTCGACAAATAA
- the rny gene encoding ribonuclease Y — protein sequence MDNILTIVITGIIGIAAGFGIAKLIEKSNISNLIKNSKKEAASILKDANLEAENIKKDKILQAKEKFIELKAEHEQVILARDKKVAEIEKRVRDKESQVSNELSKAKKVNDDFESKTQEYTSKIEHLEKKQAEIDRLHKSQLQQLEVISGLSAEEAKSQLVEGLKAEAKSKAMSHIQDTIEEAKLTAQQEAKKIIINTIQRVGTEEAVENCVSVFNIESDDVKGRIIGREGRNIRALEAATGVEIIVDDTPEAIILSCFDPVRREIARLALHKLVTDGRIHPARIEEVVAKTAKQIDDEIIEVGKRTVIDLGIHGLHPELIKVVGRMKYRSSYGQNLLQHSREVSKLCGIMAAELGLNVKLAKRAGLLHDIGKVPDTESDLPHALLGMQWAEKYGEKEEVCNAIGAHHDEIEMKSLLSPIIQVCDAISGARPGARRQVLDSYIQRLKDLEEVAYGFNGVKNAYAIQAGRELRVIVESEKVSDENAANLSFDISQKIQTEMTYPGQVKVTVIRETRAVNIAK from the coding sequence ATGGACAACATATTAACGATCGTTATTACAGGTATTATAGGTATTGCAGCTGGTTTTGGAATCGCAAAACTAATTGAGAAAAGCAATATCTCAAACCTTATAAAAAATTCAAAAAAGGAAGCTGCTTCTATACTTAAAGATGCTAACCTAGAAGCCGAAAACATTAAAAAAGACAAGATTCTTCAGGCAAAAGAAAAATTTATTGAACTTAAAGCTGAACATGAACAAGTAATTCTTGCTCGTGATAAAAAAGTTGCCGAGATAGAAAAAAGAGTACGTGACAAAGAATCTCAAGTTTCTAATGAATTATCTAAAGCTAAAAAAGTAAATGATGATTTTGAATCGAAAACACAAGAATACACCTCTAAAATTGAACATTTAGAAAAGAAACAAGCCGAAATTGATCGTTTACACAAAAGCCAATTACAACAACTTGAAGTCATTTCTGGTCTATCAGCCGAGGAAGCAAAAAGCCAACTTGTAGAAGGACTAAAAGCAGAGGCAAAAAGTAAAGCCATGTCTCACATACAGGACACTATTGAAGAAGCTAAACTTACTGCACAACAAGAGGCTAAAAAAATCATTATCAATACAATCCAAAGAGTTGGAACTGAAGAAGCTGTTGAAAACTGCGTATCAGTATTTAATATTGAATCTGATGATGTAAAAGGTAGAATCATTGGTCGTGAAGGAAGAAATATACGTGCTCTTGAAGCCGCAACCGGTGTTGAAATTATTGTAGATGATACTCCTGAGGCTATTATCCTTTCTTGTTTTGATCCTGTACGTAGAGAAATTGCACGTTTGGCATTGCATAAACTGGTTACTGACGGACGAATTCACCCAGCACGAATTGAAGAAGTTGTTGCAAAAACAGCAAAGCAAATTGACGATGAAATTATTGAGGTTGGAAAACGTACTGTAATTGATCTTGGTATTCATGGTTTACACCCTGAATTGATAAAGGTTGTGGGTAGAATGAAATACCGTTCTTCTTATGGACAAAACTTACTACAACACTCGAGAGAAGTTTCTAAACTATGTGGTATCATGGCCGCAGAACTAGGATTGAATGTAAAACTAGCTAAAAGAGCTGGATTATTGCACGATATAGGTAAAGTTCCTGATACTGAAAGTGATTTACCACACGCATTATTAGGAATGCAATGGGCTGAGAAATATGGTGAGAAAGAAGAAGTTTGTAACGCAATAGGTGCGCACCATGACGAGATAGAAATGAAATCTTTACTTTCACCTATAATTCAGGTTTGTGACGCAATTTCAGGAGCAAGACCTGGAGCACGTAGACAAGTTCTTGATTCTTACATTCAACGTTTAAAAGATCTTGAAGAAGTTGCCTACGGATTTAATGGCGTGAAAAATGCTTATGCCATCCAAGCTGGTAGAGAACTTCGTGTAATTGTAGAAAGCGAAAAAGTATCAGATGAAAATGCCGCTAATTTATCTTTTGATATTTCACAAAAAATTCAAACCGAGATGACCTATCCAGGACAAGTAAAAGTTACCGTAATTCGTGAAACAAGAGCTGTAAATATTGCCAAGTAA
- the xerD gene encoding site-specific tyrosine recombinase XerD translates to MNWDSIIKSYQSYLKIERGLSKNTVENYSFDLERLLLFLFQNEIVVSPLKITDETIQQFIYSVAKEVNPRSQARIISGLKSFFKYLVFEDYRNDDPMELIETPKTGRKLPDTLTVEEIDRLIQAIDLSTNEGERNRAMLETLYGCGLRVSELVTLKISDLFFEEGFIKITGKGNKQRLVPISNVTQKYILLYKNTVRTHITIQKGFEDTLFLNRRGKQLTRAMIFTIIKNLAVSIDLNKTISPHTLRHSFATHLLENGADLRAIQLMLGHESITTTEIYVHLDRTFLTEVINSFHPRK, encoded by the coding sequence ATGAATTGGGATAGTATTATAAAAAGTTATCAGTCGTACTTAAAGATTGAGCGGGGATTGTCAAAGAATACCGTTGAAAATTACTCGTTTGATTTAGAGCGTTTATTGCTTTTTTTATTTCAAAATGAAATTGTCGTATCGCCTTTAAAAATTACTGACGAAACCATCCAGCAATTTATTTACAGCGTAGCTAAAGAGGTAAATCCAAGATCGCAAGCTCGTATTATCTCGGGTTTAAAAAGCTTTTTTAAATATTTAGTTTTTGAAGATTATCGCAACGATGATCCTATGGAGCTAATTGAAACACCCAAAACTGGTCGAAAACTTCCTGACACGCTTACAGTAGAAGAAATTGATCGTTTAATACAGGCAATTGACCTGTCTACTAATGAGGGCGAACGCAATCGTGCCATGCTAGAAACATTGTATGGTTGTGGTTTAAGAGTCTCGGAGTTGGTAACATTAAAGATATCGGATTTGTTTTTTGAGGAAGGCTTTATCAAAATCACGGGTAAAGGAAATAAACAACGTTTAGTCCCAATTAGTAATGTTACTCAAAAATACATTCTCCTTTATAAAAATACCGTAAGAACCCATATCACTATTCAAAAAGGTTTTGAGGATACTCTTTTTTTAAATAGAAGAGGAAAACAACTTACACGGGCTATGATTTTTACTATTATAAAAAATTTAGCCGTTTCTATTGATCTCAATAAAACCATAAGTCCTCATACACTTAGGCATTCATTCGCAACTCATTTACTAGAAAATGGTGCCGATTTACGTGCTATACAACTCATGTTAGGACACGAGTCTATTACAACCACTGAAATATACGTGCACCTTGATCGAACATTTTTGACTGAAGTAATTAATAGTTTTCACCCTAGGAAGTAG
- a CDS encoding porin family protein — translation MKKIILTVAAVCAFGFANAQEAKFGIKGGLNLATFAGDTDGLDLKSKAGLNVGGFVEVKLSEKVSLQPELLYSMQGAKTDDFEVVVDNQIYTGDVSINLSYLNIPVMMKYYAAEKFNLEVGPQIGFLLSAKTVAKVNSNEAEDDVKDNFESVDFGLNFGAGYDFTKNISAGLRYNLGLANIGKTEAGDDSKITNSVLSLSLAYKF, via the coding sequence ATGAAAAAAATTATTTTAACAGTTGCGGCTGTATGTGCTTTTGGGTTTGCTAATGCTCAAGAAGCAAAATTTGGAATAAAAGGAGGTTTAAATCTTGCAACATTTGCAGGAGATACTGATGGTTTGGATTTAAAATCTAAGGCAGGGTTAAATGTAGGTGGTTTTGTAGAGGTAAAATTATCTGAAAAAGTTTCTTTACAACCTGAATTATTATATTCTATGCAAGGAGCAAAAACAGATGATTTTGAAGTTGTAGTTGATAACCAAATTTACACTGGAGATGTAAGTATAAATTTATCTTATCTAAACATTCCAGTTATGATGAAATATTATGCTGCTGAAAAGTTCAATTTAGAAGTAGGACCACAAATAGGATTTTTATTAAGTGCAAAGACTGTTGCCAAAGTAAATAGTAACGAGGCTGAAGATGATGTAAAAGATAATTTTGAATCGGTTGATTTTGGTTTGAATTTTGGAGCTGGTTACGATTTTACTAAAAATATATCTGCAGGTTTAAGATATAATTTAGGGTTGGCAAATATTGGTAAAACAGAAGCTGGTGATGATTCAAAAATTACAAACTCAGTTCTTTCTCTTTCTTTAGCTTACAAATTCTAG
- a CDS encoding porin family protein, with the protein MKKIILTVAAVFAFGFANAQETKFGVKGGLNLANISGDVEDNSSKIGFNVGGFVEIKVSDKFSVQPELLFSTQGTKFEESGSGFSAEVKYNLSYLNIPVMAKYYAADKFSLEFGPQIGFLTSAKADFTATESGVTESGKEDVKDDFESIDFGLNFGAGYDLTEKLSLGLRYNLGLSNIGKFEAGDDSKLNNSVLSLSFGYKF; encoded by the coding sequence ATGAAAAAAATTATTTTAACAGTTGCGGCTGTATTTGCTTTCGGATTTGCTAATGCACAAGAAACAAAATTTGGTGTTAAAGGAGGATTAAACCTTGCGAACATTTCTGGAGATGTTGAAGATAATTCTTCAAAAATTGGCTTCAATGTTGGAGGTTTTGTAGAAATTAAGGTTTCAGATAAATTTTCTGTTCAACCTGAATTATTGTTCTCTACACAAGGTACAAAGTTTGAGGAATCAGGTTCTGGTTTTTCTGCAGAAGTTAAATATAATTTATCCTACCTTAATATCCCAGTAATGGCTAAATATTATGCTGCTGACAAATTTAGTTTGGAATTTGGACCGCAAATTGGATTTTTAACTTCAGCAAAAGCTGATTTTACTGCAACTGAATCGGGAGTTACTGAATCTGGAAAAGAAGATGTTAAAGACGACTTTGAATCAATTGATTTTGGTTTAAATTTCGGAGCAGGATATGATTTGACAGAAAAATTATCTTTAGGTCTTAGATATAACCTAGGTTTATCTAATATTGGCAAATTTGAAGCTGGAGATGATTCTAAGCTTAATAACAGCGTTTTATCTTTATCTTTTGGATATAAATTCTAA
- a CDS encoding porin family protein — MKRILLATIVLFAATANIQAQAIKFGLKAGLNYANQSGSDIGTSLVDYKKEAITSYHAGLIAEIKLTDGFAVQPELLYSTQGATYENAGEEFKNELGYISIPVMAKFSLNNSISLDLGPQASFLLSERKNVNFKEAETFEFGAAAGLTLNITKGLFIQGRYVLGLTEATKDAEVKNSVVQLSAGFKF, encoded by the coding sequence ATGAAAAGAATACTTTTAGCAACAATCGTATTGTTTGCAGCTACTGCTAACATACAAGCGCAAGCCATTAAGTTTGGATTGAAAGCCGGTTTAAATTACGCAAATCAGTCAGGTAGTGATATTGGAACTAGCCTTGTTGATTATAAAAAAGAGGCTATTACTAGTTATCATGCTGGTTTAATTGCAGAAATAAAATTAACCGATGGATTTGCTGTTCAACCCGAACTATTATACTCAACTCAGGGTGCTACTTATGAAAATGCAGGAGAAGAATTTAAAAATGAATTAGGATATATTTCTATTCCTGTAATGGCAAAATTCAGCCTTAACAACAGCATTAGTTTAGACCTTGGTCCTCAGGCTTCTTTTTTATTGAGTGAAAGAAAAAATGTTAATTTTAAAGAAGCAGAAACATTTGAATTTGGCGCTGCTGCAGGTTTGACCTTAAATATCACTAAAGGTTTATTCATACAAGGTAGATATGTACTAGGATTAACCGAAGCTACTAAAGATGCTGAAGTTAAAAATTCAGTAGTCCAGTTATCTGCTGGTTTTAAATTCTAA
- the aroQ gene encoding type II 3-dehydroquinate dehydratase, with amino-acid sequence MKIGIINGPNLNLLGKREPEVYGNQTFEDYFSILEKKYMNVEFRYFQSNIEGELIDKIQEFGFSFDGIILNAGAYTHTSIGIGDAVKAITTPVIEVHISNTFSRESFRHQSYISGNAKGVILGFGLQSYDLAVLSFEQK; translated from the coding sequence ATGAAAATAGGTATTATCAATGGTCCAAACCTAAATTTATTAGGAAAACGCGAACCTGAAGTTTATGGAAACCAAACATTTGAAGACTACTTCTCTATTTTAGAAAAAAAATACATGAACGTTGAGTTCCGTTATTTTCAGAGCAATATTGAAGGTGAATTGATTGATAAAATACAAGAATTTGGTTTTTCATTTGATGGTATCATTCTCAATGCTGGAGCATACACACATACCTCTATAGGAATAGGAGATGCTGTAAAAGCAATAACAACTCCCGTAATTGAAGTTCATATTTCGAATACGTTTTCTAGAGAAAGCTTTAGACATCAATCCTATATTTCTGGAAATGCTAAAGGTGTTATTCTAGGTTTTGGTTTGCAAAGTTATGATTTAGCTGTACTTTCTTTTGAACAAAAATAA